The nucleotide window cattttctcaagtactgtacttaagtacagtttagAGATACCtgtacttgagtgtttccattttctgttactttattcttccactccactacatttgtgataactttagttactagttactttacagattacatgctgcatcatttttaaatgaattgatcttctcatcaatcagaaaaaaacagtgattgtgatgatcagctgactcacagtttatacatacatgtaaatatatggatcagttactttactgatactttgatACTCAAGTATATTTAATGCCAGAAAAGCAAATTGTATTTGAAACTTGAGTACATTTACCTAGCAGCAGGagattacttttgatacttgagtacatttattcccagaaaagaaaaaaaatattttatatagttttttttcATACCAGAAGAGAAGAGATTACTTTTTGCTGCTTGTTGCTACTTAAGTACTTTAAATGCCAGCACATACATTACGTTTGATACTTAGGTACTTGTATTTCCAGACAACTACTTTTAATACTGAAGTACTTTTATCTCCAGAagattacttttgatacttgagtacatttaatatcagataccttaatacttttacttgaatacTACtacttttatcaaagtaatgttttaagatgaaatctttACTTTGACTCCAGCAGAACTGTTGGATATTTTCACTATcagctgacagacaggtgaagctCTCTATCAGCTGACGGACAGGTGAAGCTCTCTATcagctgacagacaggtgaagctCTCTATCAGCTGACGGACAGGTGAAGCTCTCTATCAGCTGACGGACAGGTGAAGCTCTCTATCAGCTGACGGACAGGTGAAGCTCTCTATCAGCTGACGGACAGGTGAAGCTCTCTATCAGCTGACGGACAGGTGAAGCTCTCTATCAGCTGACGGACAGGTGAAGCTCTCTATCAGCTGACGGACAGGTGAAGCTCTCTATcagctgacagacaggtgaagctctctatcagctgacagacaggtgaagctctctatcagctgacagacaggtgaagctctctatcagctgacagacaggtgaagctCTCTATCAGCTGACGGacaggtgaagcagcagcaggtttcagtgtgtgctgatgtcatgatgacatcatctcatTTGTTTCCTGGTGCAGTAATGTGACAGGTGGAGGTGACAGGTGGAGGTCGAGCTGATAAAGAGGAAGAGTAAATATTGAAACGACACTGAGAGTCTTCATCACTCACCTCGAGACCTTCAgacgacagacaggaagtcctgctgctgctgctgatgacgatgatgatgacggtgATGAAGGTGAGAACAGTGTGACCTTCACACTCAGTATAAATAGAGACTGTGAGGGCGAGTCTCCTTCACTCTGACTgacacctcctctctctctgatgatGAAGACCGCTCAGTCTCTCTGcctcatgatgatgatgatgatgatgatgatgatgatgatggtgatgaaggcctctgctgctcctcttcctccttcagtCAGGTGAGACGTCGGACGTCAACATCAGGACAGACGACTGAAGGTTGATTGATTCTGAATTggtttgtgtttcctgtctgtagTCATGACGACGGTGATCATGTGACTGTGAGTCTTCACCTGCtgaacaccacagaagaagaaacgtCGCGCAGGTGAGTCTGAAGAAATCTGACGACATATCTGATATGAAAAACTCTCAAACATCATTATGtcaaaaatacagttattaGAAAATATGAAGTAATTATTAACATCAGACGTATTAATGACACAAACTGTAGACAAAAGAgttaaacacaacataaaactactCCAAACCAAAGTCCAGTCAAATTTATATCAGTTTAATGTTCCCTTTCGTGTGAGAAAGTGTGCACTAAACAAAAGTTTAGACATTTTATGTATTGATactgaaaatacacaaaaatatctataaaataacacaaacgGACTAATAACATCTATAAGGTGAGATAAAATGAGTGAGGCAGTAACAGAAGTATTGAACCTGTCGCTGCAGTAGATTTGTTTAATTGACATATATCAggaataattataaaaaatgttcacaacataaatgttgaatatatgtttttatcaaaCTAACTGTATTTGAATAACAGAAAGTTAGTGTTTAtgagtgattttcttttcttttactttttggcTGGAATATTACTGTTCTtatttttgggattttttatCGTTTAGCAACAAGAATAAATCTCATAATAATTGGATCTGAGTTAATTATAAATCAGAAATCTGTCAGAATGAGATCAGACTCTTGTCAGTTATTACAGGATCATAAGAAAACAGTGATGAAATCTAAAGATGAGATTAAACTCTCATCATCAGAAACATtactttaaataatttattaattaaatctgacatgaaatcagaatcagtaaaaaaaaaaaaaagatatcaaATCTGATGATAAGTGACAGATCTGCTACAAACTAATGAGATGAGAATAAATCATGAGAGAAATGAATCCATCTGGGTCTTCTACAAAATTACAAatgaatgacacacacacacacacacacacacacacacacacacacacacacacaccataatacacacacacacacagaatatatacaGACTAATTACACACATCTGAAATATTGTTTATATCCAAGTTTGACATGTCTAGTGGTGTTTTGTTATCAGACATTATGTACCAAACTGCATTAGAAAAATGCTCAATTATGAAAAATAGTTTTAGTAAATTTTCTTCCTCAGAGATGACATATTGAACGGGACAGTGACAAACGGGACGGTGACAAATGGGACGGTGACAAACGGGACAGAAGCTGCGTCCACTTACATGTGAGTAAACTCATCTGTGACTTTTAAATCAGGTTTGAGGTTTGAAATCAAGTTCAAAGtcgtctctgtttgttttccagatTTCTTCTTCCTCAGGACAAACTGTAAGGATTTACTCCTCATGAGTATTTTATACACCTGTTCACACTTTATACACCTGTTCACACTTTATACACCTGTTCACACTTTATACACCTGTTCACACTTTATACACCTGTACACACTTGATATACCTGTTTAAACTTTATACACCTGTTTGCACTTTATCCATACAGGTAAATATGTTATAAAACaggtcttcctctctctgtgtgtgtttcagggaaTCCTCTCCGGGGTAAATATCACTGCAGGACTCTAaactctgacctttgacctttgacctctgtgaAATTATCTGATTGGTTGAGGGAAACAACAGTGGGGGAAGCCAAAGAACCTTGAGACATCATCATTATCAATTCCTCATGAATTTATCTTGGTCATTACGATTGACACATCCATAACTCCACTTCAGAGCTCCCCTGAGAAtcttttcttcagtatcaaagtaatctatTGCATCCATGGGTACACTGCAGACAGGAGCTGAATGGAGACTAAATGTTTaacaaatactttttattaaaaaaaaaaaaaaaacaggctcaagTTGTAGCTCATGTGGCAACattacacttcctgtttgcatcTGCAAAGACATTATGGGAGCTGTAGTTCCAAATACTAGAGCATGATGATGAGGATCATGTAAATATGAGCTCAACTGTAGATATACACCTGTACAAGCTTTTTACACCCGTACGCGCTTTATACACCCGTACGCGCTTTATACACCCGCACGCGCTTTATACACCCGTACGCGCTTTATACACCCGCACGCGCTTTATACACCCGTACGCGCTTTATACACCCGCACGCGCTTTATACACCCGTACGCGCTTTATACACCTGCTCACACTTTATACATCTGTACACACTTTATACATCTTCTCACACTT belongs to Pagrus major chromosome 14, Pma_NU_1.0 and includes:
- the LOC141008707 gene encoding uncharacterized protein isoform X1; its protein translation is MMKTAQSLCLMMMMMMMMMMMMVMKASAAPLPPSVSHDDGDHVTVSLHLLNTTEEETSRRDDILNGTVTNGTVTNGTVTNGTEAASTYIFLLPQDKLESSPGSEKNLQQLNTTDEDSTNRTAVLSSHSRSTGSIEYAAPAAPVSSCQLSICALMNLGHDLQSGGDERAGRSSSDPFGHGK
- the LOC141008707 gene encoding uncharacterized protein isoform X5, with product MMKTAQSLCLMMMMMMMMMMMMVMKASAAPLPPSVSHDDGDHVTVSLHLLNTTEEETSRRDDILNGTVTNGTVTNGTVTNGTEAASTYIFLLPQDKLESSPGMAVRDCVLSTCLTANLGSSLQGGDEKAGGATTDPFGIGKK
- the LOC141008707 gene encoding uncharacterized protein isoform X4; protein product: MMKTAQSLCLMMMMMMMMMMMMVMKASAAPLPPSVSHDDGDHVTVSLHLLNTTEEETSRRDDILNGTVTNGTVTNGTVTNGTEAASTYMSEKNLQQLNTTDEDSTNRTAVLSSHSRSTGSIEYAAPAAPVSSCQLSICALMNLGHDLQSGGDERAGRSSSDPFGHGK
- the LOC141008707 gene encoding uncharacterized protein isoform X2 is translated as MMKTAQSLCLMMMMMMMMMMMMVMKASAAPLPPSVSHDDGDHVTVSLHLLNTTEEETSRRDDILNGTVTNGTVTNGTVTNGTEAASTYIFLLPQDKLSEKNLQQLNTTDEDSTNRTAVLSSHSRSTGSIEYAAPAAPVSSCQLSICALMNLGHDLQSGGDERAGRSSSDPFGHGK
- the LOC141008707 gene encoding uncharacterized protein isoform X3 — translated: MMKTAQSLCLMMMMMMMMMMMMVMKASAAPLPPSVSHDDGDHVTVSLHLLNTTEEETSRRDDILNGTVTNGTVTNGTVTNGTEAASTYIRSEKNLQQLNTTDEDSTNRTAVLSSHSRSTGSIEYAAPAAPVSSCQLSICALMNLGHDLQSGGDERAGRSSSDPFGHGK